The Glycine soja cultivar W05 chromosome 4, ASM419377v2, whole genome shotgun sequence genomic sequence GACCTCAAGAATCCTAACGTAAGGTGTCCTCACAATTGGAGCTCCCATTCTCCTCACAAGCTCTGGGatcatatttgatatttttcgtGAATTTAGAAATGAAACTAATCGTTGTACATGTTTATCCGTTAAAGCATATTTGGTGGCAAATACAGAAAGCACTGGACAGTGTAGTTGTGGTTTCATGACACTACAACACGTGTAAACTTTCCATTATTATATTGTAGCCCTCTTTTGCGTCCTCTGTTATGTATCCTTAATTTATAGATAACACCTAAGAATGATATCTATCTTGTGACCATAATACACTTCAAGTGAATGCTAACCCATAATTGGCGCATGAGCTAAGTTCAACCAATTAATTCCTATCAGTTTTCTTCTGCTTCCTAAGCCTCCTGTTTCTGCTAAAGCTTGCAAAAAGAAACAAGTTCAATTTGCCTCCATCACCACCAAAGCTACCCATAATTGGCAATCTTCATCAGCTAGGAACACTACCACATCGCTCCTTCCATGCACTCTCACGCAAATATGGCCCTCTCATGTTGCTGCAATTGGGCCAAATTCCAACCCTAGTGGTCTCATCAGCTGAAGTAGCAAgagaaataatcaaaaaatatgatattgcCTTTTCCAACCGCCCACAATCTACCGCTGCTAAAATATTACTTTGTGGATGATGCaatgatataaaaaacaaaaaatattgaacATGTTGAAAACCATAAGTAATACATTCAGATCAAACagggaagagaagaaaaataatttgattggtGTGTTTTATCTAAAGGGAGGAATAGACTTAGTAATTAAGATTGAGAGCACtcgattttatttaaaaaactttgTTCATCACAAAGTTCAACCTCTATGGATCATAATGTGGGTTGCTGTTTATAGAAGATAAGGATTGAAtgtgagaaaagaaaatgaaccaCGTGCAGAAACCCACTTTCCATAGAAACTGGAACAGAAAAACAATCGGGGAATAAAGGAACTAAAAATTCCAATGATGTGGATTTTTCAAACTACGACGAAGAGTGGAGACAAAAGAAGAACACATGTGTGGTTGAGCCTCTGAGCCAGAAAAAGGTGCGGTCTTTTCGCTCCATCCAAGAAGAGGTTGTTGCGGAGCTGGTTGAAGGTGTACGTGAAGCATGTGGTAGTGAAAGAGAAAGACCATGTGTGAATCTGACTGAGATGCAGATTGCGGCTTCGAACAACATTGTATCTAGATGTGTTCATGGACGGAAGTGTGATGATAgaattggtggtggtggtggtggtggtagcaGTTGCAGCTTTGGAGTTCTCGGAAGAAAGGTTATGAGATTATTATCTGCTTTCAGCGTGGGTGATTTCTTCCCTTAGTTGGGTTGGGTTGATTCTCTCACTGGCCTAATTCCTGAAATGAAGGCCATGTCTGTCACAATAGATGCTTTCTTTGACGAGGTCATTGCAGAACATGAAGAATGATGAGTCTGATGTTGAGGACTTCGTGGGGATACTCCTTCATCAGCTTCAAGAGTGTGGAAAACTTGATTTTGAACTCACCAGAGATAATCTCAAAGGAATATTAGTGGTCTCTCTCTttcattctccctctttttaCATATATTACTTGAAACTGTTTGTGGGCATCCAATATGTTATCCAAcacaagtaaaaataaataaatataaatataataaggtTTATGATTCTGATAGAaagataaacataaataaaaatgagagataAGTGATGTATCACTATTCTAAAATTATTGTTCCGGAAAAAATGGTGTGTGAATATTGAATAACAAGCtaatttgtatataaatttCAGGACATGATAATAGGCGGAAGTTACACTACTTCAACGACTTTAGAATGGGTTTTTGCAGACCTCATTTACTGACGAGACACTTATTATACAAGGATCATATATTccttgaattttgaatcttttacaccttataaaagatttttttctttttgtgtgttGAGTGATATTTGCATATATCGCAATATTTATATATTCCTTATTATATTCTCTATttttatggaagaaaaaaatataaacacaaatttaaatatatgtttttattatttaaaaatataaaaaatacgataattctatttttatatattaatttttacatttagtttatattattttttatctctctttctattttgtgataatatcacatttaatatgtttttttcttcttttgatctctcatttattttttaaggtatACACCTATTAATGTTTGAAAATACTATTTTCCAAATATAACTTATCTATTAAcaagtttttctcttttattatcaTAAAATCATCATGTGTATATGCACACCCTTGTCGACCTTGTgagaattaattgtttttttacgtCCGCATCTGAACGGACAGGACAACCATTAACAAGTGCACCTAATATCTATCCACTCTCACTCTTACAAATATACACTTACTAAAAGAGTAATTTGTGCAACGCACGTCGAAATTAATTGGATGAAAACACAATAAACGAAAgatacatatattatattattaattataattattataataattaaaatgtcaaaaattataatagagtatatcttttttaagaaattctGAGTTAATTTGGAATCACCTATCTAGATGATATATTTTAGATCAAGGGTCGCTACCGGCCCATTGCTGAGCTTGAATAATGTGTGGTCAGGTCCACGTGCCACGAATTAGGGAAAAATGAAagcctaaattaaaattttgatcttccataattttaaattctttatttctaaatcaaaaattaaactttttatttttcagaataaaaaattttgattcTTCAGTTAATTGGCCGTTCGAAGTAAAATAATGTGACATATATTGGTGGTAATGCGACCCTTATGTAGGCTATTGACATAATGTTTATGTAACAATCTAAAGTCAAATATTAACTTTGATATAACGTATTGATGTTTATGAATAgcttatataaattattgacaTGATGTTTATGTGACAATTCAAAGTCAAAAGTTTACTATAATGTAAAGTATTAATGTTAATGTAacacttatataatttattgacaTGGTGCTTATATGACAAGGGAttaaataaagcgaaaaataaaagaatcttTATAAGAGTTGAACTCATAATtatttaaagacaaaataataaatcattaagactattattttgtttatttaattttataaccactattttatatgtattattagttcgacgttatttatttttttaattataaaaatttataaattaaaataaaatatttaatatttaattttacatgtatttatttttattataaaattttattttaatataaattaataaattattatatataattttttttcatattttattataattttaaaaaatacataaactaatatatagattatttaaaaaattattttatataatttgtacaaattaagtaaattaaaaataatacttaaataattttaaaaattaaaaattaaaaatttattaatttttataatgaaataaaaatgtatattatttatatataaaaaaatttacataatgtttataaattatatatatatatatatatatatatatatatataaaatttacaaattgatttaagtaattttcttgatttatatAGTTGGTATTAAGAacattttttactaaataattttttacagtTGAAACGAAGATATTAAGATGGAAGTTTCTTAAAATTTGATGAACTtgtataattagaataaaaataatttaagtaatttatatattttacatattagTTGATTTTGCTTTatataattagagtaaaaataatttgcatattaaaattaatttaaaaaataatttatggaaatgatatctatatatatatatatatatatatatatatatatatattaatttatgaaatttaattataaattggtaaaataaaaatatgtaaatgattcaaaataaaaatataaaaaatgatatacaataaaatttaaaaaaattatatattaaatattttttaaaatttataaatcttataattcaaaaaaaattaataactcttaATTAAggatacatataaaataatatttataaagttaactaaataaaataagtatctgtgatttattattttatctttaaataaaagattGACTTTAACTTgtatcaagatttttttttatttttcattttatttaattccttATCACATAAACACTACATCAACAACATGCATAAGCATCGTATTAACATCAATACATCAAAATttgactttgaaaataaaaaaaaaatcaaatatcttgATTTAGAAATAAGGAAATCAAAATCacgaatttaaaattataaaaaaactaaaattacaatttaagtgaaaaaaaaaaaattaagcatcgTGGCATGACTTGTCTAGTTGAATGAGAACTAGCCGAGTCAGCAATTATTCCAAAAATTAGCCGTCACATAGTTTAGCATTCATTATACCATTCACACCGATTAGCGGGCTGATTCACTAATCACACCAACTCACCTAACTTGAATTTTATAACATTGGCAGCATATAACTAACAATGGCTTTTCTTACAAGAGATCCCTGTAGATTGCCCATACATTAGTAATTAGTATAGTAATggtcattttcaataaattatcaaatatttgtGATTCCAACTAATATTTTACAAGAAGCTTGAGTCAACTCAACGATTGTCTGGTATCACCAAATAAAATAGACAAGGTCGCCGAAAGAGAAGCAGCCATGTAGTCTCTCCTTAGTTGTACACTTTTAAGTAGCCCACTCGACATCTAATTGCTGTAGCTCACTTCATTCTCAACAACATATTGAAAGAGTTGCAGTTTCGTACAAAAGTTCCAACGAATTTTTAACTAGCAAGATGTTTAAAGCGAAGAAATTCATTAACTTAACACATTTGACAGCAACGTCCAAAGCATGAGAATTTGACAGCAACGTTTAACAAGCAAGTGTTTTTCAAGTGTTTTCCTATCTTATGGGTGGAGCCCATCTTGCACATTGGTGGATAATTCCACCAATTTTCACATGAACTACATTCATTCCGCACGAGTTGGGatatcggttttttttttaccggATAACGGATTAGTAACAtctacaattattattttttaataaaacgtTTGAAACACAGGCTTTGAGGTTGAGGTGTAAATGCTGCTGAATAACCATCCTCACTTGTCACACAAgcctaaatttaaatatttatttacattgGCACATAGGCTCCTTACAGCCATATTTGCCCTCGAGTGATCTTTCACCTAAAAGCAGACCAATCGTTTACAAACACATAAAAATCATCTCCTAAGATGATCTCTCATAAAGAAGGAATGCCTCAAAGCATCCCTAGCTGTAAGTCTTTCAAAGGGGTCATATCTAAGTAGCCCCTGCAAAAGATGTATAAGATCTCCAGCTGAATGATCAACATGCTGCATTATAAGGTTCTGCAATTATTTGGAAAAAAGTTGAGTAAATGTGAGAAGCCAACATGAACTACTCTACAGTCAACATTGCTTCATTTAGTAAAATCTGAaatcatgataatttttttccgtGACAGATTTGAGAACAAACCTGTAGTCGGGGAAGCTTCATAACAGCTTTAATACTCTCTCGTGAGATTGCACCCTCTGGCCAGTCCAACCTACCCCTTCGAACATACTTCTCTGCATGTCGGCTACATGGGCAGAGTAAAAGATACACTCGGTTATGTTCCAGTTCAATCATTtgataaatttgataataatagAAAATTCACAAGGTAAATCACTTACTCAACTCTCTTTAACATCTGCTGTGGTATAGGACCAAGCACCCTCTCCATCATAGCCAGATGCTCTAAATTTTCATGAGTCTGAAACAAAGCTTCACCCTGCAATAGAAGCCCATAAGCTGATTTAAACAAACAAAACTGGATAAAATTGCCTCAAAAGTATCCAGAGAGCCAAACTTACAGTGCATAATTCAACCAATATACAGCCCACGCTCCATATATCACATGGATAGCTCCACCCAAGTCCTACAAAACCATTGCCAATATCAAGTAATCAGTTGGCATTATCAGcacaattaaaaaatcatagcATTATTACTGAATATTTATGTACCAAGGATAACTTCAGGTGCCCTATAATGACGAGTTGACACAATGTAAGTCTGATCTTCTCGTTCATATGTAGTGCTGCCAAAATCAATAACTTTTATAGCACTTGACTTGGGCACTCTCTTGAAAAAGGAGCTTGGTGATCTGGTTGTACTCTgttaaatataaacaataagCAATGGATGTCAGTGATCACATTTCTGTATCTGACCTAATAGCATAGCAATTTCAGCCACTTGGTGTTCTTACTTTTCCTAAAAGCCCATttctttgttttaaattcaGTCTAAACAAAAGCCAAAGTGGTCAACTTAAAAGTAATAATACATTCCTCttatatatttacaaagaaaaaacttctgtactaaaataaaaaaatttctcttcCACACCAGCATTGCAGATGCCTCATCTAGTACAATAAACTCTGAAGTAACTAAGGctgtataataaaaaatatagatacaTAAACAACAAGTGTACCTTGTAGTCAGGAATCTTAAGATACTCTGGTGAAACTAGAAGTATGTTTTCAGGCTTCAGGTCAGTATGGATCATGCGTAAATCATGCATAActgcaattttataaaaaaaagaaaaaaaaaacattagaaagCCAACCCCAatgaccaaaaaaaagcagGATGATAATGACAATATTTAACATGTACAACTATACAAATAACATGAATTTCTACAATGATCTGTTAAAAACAGTATTGGATATAATAATGCACAAAACAGGAATGGAAATAGgtgaaataaatcaaaaagaaacTTGTTCAAGTAAAATACTACACACATGCTACACATTCCAACAGTTGCCAGCCAATCTCACGGACAAGATCAATGGGAAATGATCGATAACTGTTTTTCCGAAGAAAATCGTATAAGCTTGGTCCAAGTTTCTCAAACACCTGTTGCAACCATTTGAATTCACCCTTAACCCCCATTATGTATATTGGGGAAATCAATCCATCACAAATCAATCAAATACTTACAATACAGATATGATTACGATAGTCAAACCAGTTCCGTATTTGCACACAACTGCAAGGAATAAACCCATTTAACCAATGCAATGGAATCAAATATGGTATGTCATACTGGCATATATAACATGTAAGAAAAGTTTCAGGTCAAAATACTTACCGATTGCTACCTTTATCGTGTTTCCCAAGCTGTTGCAATACCTCAATTTCTATCATGGCTGCCTCTCGATACTTCTTTATCCCACGGACAATTTTTATGGCAACCATTTCCTTCCTTTCTCTGTCCCAGCACTCCAAGACCTGCCCAAAAGTTCCTTCGCCCATTTTACTATGGATCTTATCTGTAATCACATCAACAGAGTGTAAATAATGCCAGCCTAGCCAATGAAACCAACCACAAGATCCATTTTAGAGCATCCAACGCCCAAAATGGTTCTACATCAAAGAACATGAACAATATTATTACTAAATTGCTTGCTAAAGCTGAAACAGGATTATTAAAGGTGTTGCCAACTTGCCAATACTTAAAATTAAGTCCTTGTTTGAAAGTAAAGGGAGAGATAATGCATATTATGTAGGAATTCAAATGGTAAAATTGTCCATTAAATCCGTTTtacttaaacaaaaattaatgcaAACTCGGCCATGACATTTGAATGTAAACTTCTTAATGATGGTAAAGTGTATTTACAGCGAGAAGTTAAATTATCTCCAAGCTCAAACATGTAATGgccatctttgtcatcatctcgCCATGGGGGAGAACCATTTCGGGCAACTCCCTTAAACAGAGAACTAGGGGGATGTTCTGAAGGAGCATAGCTTGAAATATTCTCAACCTCTTGTCCACAAAACAATCCTACCTGAGCCTACACACAGTCATCCATACATGCACCACttaaagttaaaagaaaaataacctaTGCACTTGCCCCAATCACAAATCATCACAGAAAAACAACAAGGGTTAAGATAAACAAGAATTCTAGTACActaaatcaaacatcaaatcaTCACACCAGAcataaaatataacatataacCAAACAATCACAGCAACATCATTGTCAGGATAGACAGATATCActaattattaatgattaatttaaaataaattttctaaatcGTTAGAGAAAAAAACTGATaaattaacaagaaaaaaaaatcaaaaacctaacagatcaattaaattaaacaaaaattgataAGATAAAACCTGAAACCTGTATCTGCATTAGAGACAAAAAGAAGCAACGTTACTTGAACCAAACAAACCTAAAATACACAAAATCCACCAGATCTAGAACAAGAGACATAAAAAAACCTCAAAAAATATGAGATCTGAGATTTTAGGATGGAGAATGTTTACCTTGGGGGCCTCAGCGATGTCCCAGCCCAAACGCGCTCTCTTTCTTGGGGGTCGATCCATGTAGGTGTGAGGGAATTCAACGATGCGCTCCATCTCCATGATTTTGCAGAATCAGAACGAAAACCGAAAGCAATTTGAGAAAATCGGGAACAAAAGCAAGTTTCAGGTGAAAAGATAAGGTTTGCTTGCAGATAGAGAACCCTAATTCTAACCACCCTTCAATCTGATGAGAGGAAATGTGGCCGTACACGTGTCCTCTTAGCGTCGCTCCTTGCTTGGTATGATTGTTGTATTAACCGTGGGATATGGTTAGGGATGGTCCAACCTTTAACCATGGTTCGAATATGATTGGTTAGGCAATTGGTGGGGTTAGAATAATTCCAATATTCcatatgctttttttaattCGGCCATTGCTTCCTACAGCTCATGAATTTTTACCTGCACCTacctattttttaatatctccAAATTACCC encodes the following:
- the LOC114410879 gene encoding cytochrome P450 71A8-like, translating into MRWTRLAQRRKRRRRRKKKIVKRRRKKRRRSEKIMEMGESRNTIQTCFLLLPKPPVSAKACKKKQVQFASITTKATHNWQSSSARNTTTSLLPCTLTQIWPSHVAAIGPNSNPSETGTEKQSGNKGTKNSNDVDFSNYDEEWRQKKNTCVVEPLSQKKVRSFRSIQEEVVAELVEGVREACGSERERPCVNLTEMQIAASNNIVSRCVHGRKCDDRIGGGGGGGSSCSFGVLGRKVMRLLSAFSVGDFFP
- the LOC114409885 gene encoding serine/threonine-protein kinase AFC2 isoform X3, giving the protein MHDLRMIHTDLKPENILLVSPEYLKIPDYKSTTRSPSSFFKRVPKSSAIKVIDFGSTTYEREDQTYIVSTRHYRAPEVILGLGWSYPCDIWSVGCILVELCTGEALFQTHENLEHLAMMERVLGPIPQQMLKRVDRHAEKYVRRGRLDWPEGAISRESIKAVMKLPRLQNLIMQHVDHSAGDLIHLLQGLLRYDPFERLTARDALRHSFFMRDHLRR
- the LOC114409885 gene encoding serine/threonine-protein kinase AFC2 isoform X1 — translated: MEMERIVEFPHTYMDRPPRKRARLGWDIAEAPKAQVGLFCGQEVENISSYAPSEHPPSSLFKGVARNGSPPWRDDDKDGHYMFELGDNLTSRYKIHSKMGEGTFGQVLECWDRERKEMVAIKIVRGIKKYREAAMIEIEVLQQLGKHDKGSNRCVQIRNWFDYRNHICIVFEKLGPSLYDFLRKNSYRSFPIDLVREIGWQLLECVAFMHDLRMIHTDLKPENILLVSPEYLKIPDYKSTTRSPSSFFKRVPKSSAIKVIDFGSTTYEREDQTYIVSTRHYRAPEVILGLGWSYPCDIWSVGCILVELCTGEALFQTHENLEHLAMMERVLGPIPQQMLKRVDRHAEKYVRRGRLDWPEGAISRESIKAVMKLPRLQNLIMQHVDHSAGDLIHLLQGLLRYDPFERLTARDALRHSFFMRDHLRR
- the LOC114409885 gene encoding serine/threonine-protein kinase AFC2 isoform X2, coding for MGEGTFGQVLECWDRERKEMVAIKIVRGIKKYREAAMIEIEVLQQLGKHDKGSNRCVQIRNWFDYRNHICIVFEKLGPSLYDFLRKNSYRSFPIDLVREIGWQLLECVAFMHDLRMIHTDLKPENILLVSPEYLKIPDYKSTTRSPSSFFKRVPKSSAIKVIDFGSTTYEREDQTYIVSTRHYRAPEVILGLGWSYPCDIWSVGCILVELCTGEALFQTHENLEHLAMMERVLGPIPQQMLKRVDRHAEKYVRRGRLDWPEGAISRESIKAVMKLPRLQNLIMQHVDHSAGDLIHLLQGLLRYDPFERLTARDALRHSFFMRDHLRR